CTGCGCTGGCCGGCCCGCCTCTACACCGACGTGTTCCGCGGCCTCCCGGCCGCGGTCACCATCCTGCTGATCGGCGTGGGGCTGGCGCCGCAGGGGCTGCTGATCTGGGGGCCCGATCCGTACCCGCTCGGGATCCTCGCCCTCTCGTTGATCGCCGCCGCCTACTTCGGCGAGATCTTCCGCTCCGGGATCCAGAGCGTGGAGGCGGGCCAGCTCGAGGCGGCGCGGGCCCTGGGCTTCTCGTACGCCTCGGCGATGCGGCTGATCATCGTCCCGCTGGGCGTCCGACGGGTCCTGCCGGCCTGGGTCAACCAGCTGATCGCGCTGATCAAGGACTCCAGCCTGATCTACTTCCTCGGGCTGATGGCCGATCAGCGGGACCTGTTCCGGATCGGCCAGGACTCCGCCGCCAACACCGGCAACGAGTCCGCGCTGGTCCTGGCCGGCCTCTTCTACCTCCTGCTCACCGTGCCGCTGACACACCTGGTCAACGTGATCGACCGCCGGCTCCGGCTCGGGCGCAGGGTCGTCGAACCGACCACCGAGCCGCCCGCCGCCGAGCCGGTCCCCGTACCCGAAGGAGCGGCACGTGCCTGACCAGCGACCCACCGACACCCCGCCGACCGCTTTCTCGCCGGTCAGCCTGACGACCCGTGACCTCCACCTGTCCCTGGGCGGCAACCCGATCCTGCGCGGCGTCGACCTCGACGTCCCGAAGGGGCACACGATCTCCGTCATCGGACCGTCCGGCTCCGGCAAGTCCACGCTGCTGCGGACGATCAACCGCCTGCTGGAGCCCGACCGCGGCGACATCCTGCTGGACGGTGCGAGCGTCCTGCGGCGCGACCCCGACCTGCTGCGCCATCAGATCGGCATGGTCTTCCAGCAGTTCAACCTCTTCCCGCACCTGAGCGTCCTGCGCAACCTCACCCTTCCGCTGCGCAAACTGCGGAAGCTCTCCCGCGACGAGGCGACCGAGACCGCCTACCGCCAGCTCGATCTGGTCGGGCTGCGGCACAAGGCGGATGTCCGCCCCGGACAGCTGTCCGGCGGGCAGCAGCAGCGGGTGGCCATCGCCCGGGCCCTGGTGATGGAGCCTCAGGTCATGCTCTTCGACGAGGCGACCTCCGCGCTGGACCCGGAACTGGTCAAGG
This genomic interval from Kitasatospora gansuensis contains the following:
- a CDS encoding amino acid ABC transporter permease; translation: MDQWGTLAETFFNWESMRAAIPDLLTTGVPNTLILAVTSAIIGTVVGLLLAVAGISGTRWLRWPARLYTDVFRGLPAAVTILLIGVGLAPQGLLIWGPDPYPLGILALSLIAAAYFGEIFRSGIQSVEAGQLEAARALGFSYASAMRLIIVPLGVRRVLPAWVNQLIALIKDSSLIYFLGLMADQRDLFRIGQDSAANTGNESALVLAGLFYLLLTVPLTHLVNVIDRRLRLGRRVVEPTTEPPAAEPVPVPEGAARA
- a CDS encoding amino acid ABC transporter ATP-binding protein, yielding MPDQRPTDTPPTAFSPVSLTTRDLHLSLGGNPILRGVDLDVPKGHTISVIGPSGSGKSTLLRTINRLLEPDRGDILLDGASVLRRDPDLLRHQIGMVFQQFNLFPHLSVLRNLTLPLRKLRKLSRDEATETAYRQLDLVGLRHKADVRPGQLSGGQQQRVAIARALVMEPQVMLFDEATSALDPELVKGVLALMADLGREGMTMVVVTHEMGFARSVSDSVAFMDGGVVVESGTPEAVFGAPESPRLRQFLADVL